A region from the Mycolicibacterium phlei genome encodes:
- a CDS encoding cytochrome P450 → MQDLFEDIEDFGEFDDFVSGDVRDPYTELARLCREEPVQKIEIPGIPGEEGKPIFMVYRYDEVQQMLRDNETFSSSIIIQAFGDVFGKHVMLGMDEPEHGRHRALIAKAFSQKALSRWEDDLVTKIGASLIDRFADRGSAELTKEFTFPYPTLIIAGLLGLPQEDYAQFQKWSISLLTFTVNAERGRQASEALAEYFKPILDDRRQHPRDDLISGLAAAEIDGEKLSDEEIFSFLRLLLPAGVETTYRALGNLLYGLLTNPDQLEALRADRSLIPQAIEEGVRWEPPLMMITRVATRDTELGGVHIPAGCSVMPVVGAANRQAERYQDPNQFNIFREAKPNIAWGHGVHVCLGMHLARMEMRVALNLLLDRLPNLRLDTSGDPYIRGQVFRSPTALPVLFDPTGA, encoded by the coding sequence ATGCAGGATCTGTTCGAGGACATCGAAGACTTCGGCGAGTTCGACGATTTCGTCTCCGGCGACGTCCGCGACCCGTACACCGAACTGGCCCGGCTGTGCCGCGAGGAACCGGTCCAGAAGATCGAGATCCCCGGCATTCCCGGGGAAGAGGGCAAACCGATCTTCATGGTGTACCGCTACGACGAGGTCCAGCAGATGCTGCGCGACAACGAGACGTTCTCGTCGTCGATCATCATCCAGGCCTTCGGCGACGTGTTCGGCAAGCACGTCATGCTCGGCATGGACGAACCCGAACACGGCAGGCACCGGGCGCTGATCGCGAAAGCCTTCTCGCAGAAGGCGTTGTCGCGGTGGGAGGACGACCTGGTCACCAAGATCGGCGCCTCGCTGATCGACCGGTTCGCCGACCGCGGCAGCGCCGAGCTGACCAAGGAGTTCACCTTCCCGTACCCGACGCTGATCATCGCCGGACTACTCGGGTTGCCGCAGGAGGACTACGCGCAGTTCCAGAAGTGGTCGATCTCGTTGCTGACCTTCACGGTCAACGCCGAACGCGGCCGCCAGGCCTCCGAGGCGCTCGCCGAGTACTTCAAGCCGATCCTCGACGACCGCAGACAACACCCGCGCGACGACCTGATCAGCGGACTGGCCGCCGCCGAGATCGACGGTGAGAAGCTCTCCGACGAGGAGATCTTCTCGTTCCTGCGGCTGTTGCTGCCCGCCGGTGTGGAGACCACCTACCGCGCGCTGGGCAACCTGCTCTACGGGCTGCTGACCAACCCCGACCAACTGGAGGCACTGCGGGCCGACCGGTCGCTGATCCCCCAGGCGATCGAGGAAGGGGTGCGCTGGGAGCCGCCGCTGATGATGATCACCCGGGTGGCCACCCGCGACACCGAACTCGGCGGGGTGCACATCCCGGCGGGGTGCTCGGTGATGCCAGTGGTCGGCGCCGCGAACCGCCAGGCGGAGCGGTATCAGGATCCCAACCAGTTCAACATCTTCCGGGAGGCCAAGCCGAACATCGCGTGGGGCCACGGTGTGCACGTCTGCCTCGGCATGCACCTGGCGCGGATGGAGATGCGGGTGGCGCTGAACCTGCTGCTGGACCGGCTGCCCAATCTGCGGCTGGACACCTCCGGTGACCCGTACATCCGCGGCCAGGTGTTCCGGTCGCCGACCGCGCTGCCGGTCCTCTTCGACCCGACAGGAGCGTGA
- a CDS encoding AMP-binding protein has translation MNPLLDHLRRYADNIAVHTDSQQLSYAELADRVQTAAAALGDSRRLVLLETRNDVDTLVHYLAALAGRHVVLPVPAGRDHDALLHTYDPDTVISGGVVAHRHGTGTHRLHEDLAMVMSTSGSTGSPKLVRLSYTNLTSNARAIAEYLGIDETDIAATTLPLSYCYGLSVVNSHLIRGAGLILTDLSVTDEQFWELFRRHRGTSFAGVPYTFDLLDRAGFATMDLPHLRYVTQAGGRMPPERVRQFAGYARDGGWKLFVMYGATEATARMAYLAPELALSRPEAIGTPIPGGSFSIEPVDGLTDVGELVYRGPNVMMGYAHGPADLELGKTVDSLHTGDLARRAADGLFEIVGRTSRFVKMFGLRIDLQRVESALRAEGIIAFCADDDDRLVVAATNSTAQDVARVAADTAGIPASAVCAVVTGELPLLPSGKPDYPGVRALARADAEDDEPVAGVRELFADVLQLDPATIDPEATFVDLGGNSLTYVALSVRLERLLGRLPAQWQQLPLRELEALAAAPPRRRRWFWAATLDTSVALRAIAIVLIVGSHAELFELWGGAHVLLGVAGYNFGRFCLTAKPQAERVRHLRNTIAWIAVPTVLWVAVALVITDHYTWTNLLLANKILGPFDSMTAGRLWFVEILVWTLVALLALFCIPALDRAERRYPFAIPLGFLAFGLALRYDVPGLDPGAQAWFSMLTFWLFAWGWAAAKATTVPQRVLLTAVLAVALYGYYDDPSRTLIVFTGLLLTLWLPAIRCPAVFTTVAGLLAEASLYTYLVHYQVYALFPGRPLIGVLASLVVGVLITQLMTVARRRVHSRADAVNRPSVPAPR, from the coding sequence ATGAACCCGCTGCTCGACCACCTCCGCCGCTACGCGGACAACATTGCGGTGCACACCGATTCGCAGCAGCTGAGCTACGCCGAGCTCGCCGACCGGGTCCAGACCGCGGCCGCTGCGCTCGGGGACAGTCGCCGGCTGGTGCTGCTGGAGACCCGCAACGACGTCGACACCCTGGTGCACTACCTCGCCGCGCTCGCAGGCCGGCACGTCGTACTGCCGGTGCCCGCCGGACGTGACCACGACGCGCTGCTGCACACCTACGACCCCGACACCGTGATCAGCGGCGGTGTCGTCGCGCACCGCCACGGCACCGGCACCCACCGGTTGCACGAGGATCTCGCGATGGTGATGTCGACGTCGGGCAGCACCGGCTCCCCGAAGCTGGTGCGGCTGTCGTACACCAACCTGACCTCCAACGCCCGCGCCATCGCCGAGTACCTCGGCATCGACGAGACCGACATCGCCGCAACGACTCTGCCGCTGTCCTACTGCTACGGACTGTCGGTGGTCAACAGTCACCTGATCCGCGGCGCCGGGCTGATCCTGACCGATCTGTCGGTCACCGACGAGCAGTTCTGGGAACTGTTCCGCCGCCACCGCGGCACGTCGTTCGCCGGGGTGCCCTACACCTTCGACCTGTTGGACCGGGCGGGTTTCGCGACGATGGACCTGCCGCACCTGCGGTATGTCACGCAGGCGGGCGGCCGGATGCCGCCCGAGCGGGTCCGCCAGTTCGCCGGCTACGCCCGCGACGGCGGCTGGAAGCTGTTCGTGATGTACGGCGCCACCGAGGCGACCGCCCGGATGGCCTATCTGGCACCGGAACTCGCGCTGTCCCGGCCGGAGGCGATCGGCACCCCGATTCCGGGCGGCTCCTTCAGCATCGAACCGGTCGACGGGTTGACCGATGTCGGCGAGCTGGTCTACCGGGGACCGAATGTGATGATGGGCTACGCGCACGGCCCTGCCGACCTCGAACTCGGCAAGACCGTCGACTCGCTGCACACCGGCGACCTGGCGCGCCGCGCCGCCGACGGGCTGTTCGAGATCGTCGGGCGCACCAGCCGGTTCGTCAAGATGTTCGGGCTGCGCATCGACCTGCAGCGCGTCGAGTCGGCGTTGCGCGCCGAGGGCATCATCGCGTTCTGCGCCGACGACGACGATCGGCTCGTCGTGGCGGCCACCAACTCCACCGCGCAGGACGTCGCCCGCGTCGCCGCGGACACGGCGGGCATCCCGGCGTCGGCGGTGTGCGCCGTCGTCACCGGTGAGCTGCCGCTGCTGCCGTCCGGCAAGCCCGACTACCCGGGCGTGCGCGCGCTGGCCCGCGCCGACGCCGAGGACGACGAACCGGTCGCCGGCGTGCGCGAGCTGTTCGCCGACGTGCTGCAGCTGGATCCCGCGACCATCGACCCCGAGGCCACCTTCGTCGACCTCGGCGGCAACTCGCTGACCTACGTCGCGCTGTCGGTGCGGCTGGAACGTCTGCTGGGCCGGCTGCCTGCGCAGTGGCAACAGCTGCCGCTGCGGGAACTGGAGGCGCTCGCCGCGGCACCGCCGCGGCGGCGGCGCTGGTTCTGGGCGGCCACCCTGGACACCAGCGTGGCGCTGCGCGCGATCGCGATCGTGCTGATCGTCGGCTCGCACGCCGAACTGTTCGAACTGTGGGGCGGCGCCCACGTGCTGCTCGGCGTCGCCGGCTACAACTTCGGCCGGTTCTGCCTGACCGCCAAGCCTCAGGCGGAGCGGGTCCGCCACCTGCGCAACACCATCGCCTGGATCGCGGTGCCGACCGTGCTGTGGGTGGCCGTCGCGCTGGTCATCACCGACCACTACACGTGGACGAACCTGTTGCTGGCCAACAAGATTCTCGGCCCGTTCGACAGCATGACCGCCGGGCGGCTGTGGTTCGTCGAGATTCTGGTGTGGACGCTGGTGGCGCTGCTGGCGCTGTTCTGCATCCCGGCGCTGGACCGCGCGGAGCGTCGGTACCCGTTCGCGATACCGCTGGGATTCCTGGCGTTCGGGCTGGCCCTGCGCTACGACGTGCCCGGGCTCGATCCCGGCGCGCAGGCGTGGTTCTCGATGCTGACGTTCTGGCTGTTCGCGTGGGGCTGGGCGGCCGCGAAGGCCACCACGGTGCCGCAGCGGGTACTGCTGACGGCGGTGCTGGCCGTCGCACTGTACGGCTACTACGACGACCCCTCGCGCACGCTGATCGTGTTCACCGGGTTGCTTCTGACGCTGTGGCTGCCCGCGATCCGCTGCCCGGCGGTGTTCACCACGGTGGCCGGGCTGCTCGCCGAGGCGTCGCTGTACACCTATCTGGTGCACTACCAGGTGTACGCGCTGTTCCCGGGCCGCCCGCTGATCGGGGTGCTCGCCTCGCTGGTGGTCGGCGTGCTCATCACACAGCTGATGACGGTGGCGCGGCGCCGGGTGCACTCGCGCGCGGACGCCGTCAACCGGCCGTCGGTTCCCGCTCCGCGATAA
- a CDS encoding acyl-CoA thioesterase yields MSELQRLVDVRADGDSWIGAASGPAGKRAFGGQFAAQALAAAWRTVDADRLPTNMQLQYLRGGDAGEETTYTVTPMFDGRTASARRVDAHHGSRLLNTSTVSFALPMRGPEHGRRDPGAQDPEALPQTGPPGPAPALPLEELDIRIVDEGTGERFVRHMWWRASVPLPDDPVLHTLIAVYVCDLYMTDAPLRVHGHSMAARTHRSGTTNWSMWFHQPVRADEWNLLETTSPAASRGRGVVTGSLIRADGVVAATHAQEGFIAEREPTAG; encoded by the coding sequence GTGAGCGAGCTGCAGCGGCTGGTCGACGTCCGGGCCGACGGCGACAGCTGGATCGGCGCGGCCAGCGGACCCGCGGGCAAGCGCGCCTTCGGCGGCCAGTTCGCCGCCCAGGCCCTGGCCGCGGCGTGGCGCACCGTCGACGCCGACCGGCTGCCCACCAACATGCAGCTGCAGTACCTGCGCGGCGGCGACGCCGGCGAGGAGACCACCTACACCGTCACCCCGATGTTCGACGGGCGCACCGCCTCGGCCCGCCGGGTCGACGCCCATCACGGCAGCCGGCTGCTCAACACGTCGACCGTGTCGTTCGCGCTGCCGATGCGCGGACCCGAACACGGCCGCCGCGATCCGGGCGCCCAGGATCCGGAGGCGCTGCCGCAGACCGGCCCCCCGGGACCGGCGCCGGCGCTGCCGCTCGAGGAACTCGACATCCGCATCGTCGACGAGGGGACCGGTGAGCGGTTCGTGCGGCACATGTGGTGGCGGGCCAGCGTGCCGCTGCCCGACGATCCGGTGCTGCACACGCTGATCGCCGTCTACGTCTGTGACCTCTACATGACGGACGCACCGCTGCGGGTGCACGGACACTCGATGGCGGCGCGCACCCACCGCAGCGGCACCACGAACTGGTCGATGTGGTTCCACCAGCCCGTCCGCGCCGACGAGTGGAACCTGCTGGAGACGACGTCGCCCGCGGCGTCGCGCGGCCGCGGGGTGGTGACGGGCAGCCTGATCCGCGCCGACGGCGTCGTCGCCGCGACGCACGCCCAGGAGGGCTTTATCGCGGAGCGGGAACCGACGGCCGGTTGA
- a CDS encoding mycofactocin-coupled SDR family oxidoreductase — translation MAGRLEGKVAFITGAARGQGRAHALAMAREGADIIVIDICRQIESNPYPLATPDDLAETERGVKELGRRVVARIADVRERHELRDAVEAGIADLGKIDIVVANAGILPMAMGKPDPMQFVDASDVDLVGVLNTVAVTIPHLAEGSSIIVTGSTAGMIRGTTDNDMMGPGGAGYGWSKRVVIEYVDEMCLQLAPRKIRINAIHPTNCNTHLLQNEGMYSIFRPDMVAEGKKPTREDAEPLFTIFQAMPIPYVEPEDIANLGVFLASDESRYVTGQHIRVDAGSLLKWPNGPGR, via the coding sequence ATGGCGGGAAGGCTTGAGGGCAAGGTCGCCTTCATCACGGGCGCCGCACGGGGCCAGGGTCGCGCGCACGCGCTCGCGATGGCCCGCGAGGGGGCCGACATCATCGTGATCGACATCTGCCGCCAGATCGAGTCGAACCCGTATCCGCTTGCCACACCGGATGATCTGGCCGAGACCGAACGTGGGGTCAAAGAGCTCGGCAGGCGGGTAGTGGCCCGCATCGCCGACGTTCGTGAGCGCCACGAGTTGCGTGACGCGGTCGAGGCGGGCATCGCCGACCTCGGCAAGATCGACATCGTCGTCGCCAACGCCGGCATCCTGCCGATGGCGATGGGCAAACCGGATCCCATGCAGTTCGTCGACGCCAGCGACGTCGACCTCGTCGGTGTGCTGAACACCGTCGCGGTGACGATCCCGCATCTGGCGGAGGGCTCGTCGATCATCGTGACCGGCTCGACCGCGGGCATGATCCGCGGCACCACCGACAACGACATGATGGGCCCCGGCGGGGCGGGCTACGGCTGGAGCAAGCGCGTCGTGATCGAGTACGTCGACGAGATGTGCCTGCAGCTGGCGCCGCGCAAGATCCGGATCAACGCGATCCACCCGACCAACTGCAACACCCATCTGCTGCAGAACGAGGGGATGTACAGCATCTTCCGGCCCGACATGGTCGCCGAGGGCAAGAAGCCGACCCGCGAGGACGCCGAGCCGCTGTTCACGATCTTCCAGGCGATGCCGATTCCGTACGTCGAGCCCGAGGACATCGCCAACCTCGGGGTGTTCCTGGCCAGCGACGAGAGCCGCTACGTCACCGGTCAGCACATCCGCGTCGACGCCGGCTCACTGCTGAAGTGGCCCAACGGCCCGGGCCGGTAA
- a CDS encoding CoA transferase: MTHSNGADATRPLAGVRIVEISSFVAVPLAGMTLAQLGAEVTRVDPIGGAADYHRWPVTGDGESIYWAGLNKGKRSVAADMRSEEGQRLVQRLIAGAGVLITNVAGRQWHSYETLKQLRPDLIHVEISGRADGGTGVDYTVNAGIGFPLVTGPADLAGPVNHVLPAWDVSCGIYTALAVVTALRHRDATGQGQQIQIPLENVALATAGNLGFFTEVMVNGTARERIGNSVYGQYGQDFVSSDGVSFMIVALTGRHFRDLTELTGTAEAVAALADRLGADFTDEGQRYQHREALSGLFGEWFSRHTAAEITAALERTSVLWERYRTFAEVVTEDKVTANPLFRPLEQPRIGTYLAPGLPMAIDGQYPPAQTSPALGDDTVGVLTDWLGLSTDEVDSLVSGGTVATGQQR; the protein is encoded by the coding sequence ATGACTCACAGCAACGGCGCTGATGCCACGCGGCCGCTGGCCGGGGTGCGCATCGTCGAGATCTCCAGCTTCGTCGCGGTGCCCCTGGCCGGCATGACCCTGGCCCAGCTCGGCGCGGAGGTGACGAGGGTCGACCCGATCGGCGGCGCGGCGGACTACCACCGCTGGCCGGTCACCGGCGACGGGGAGAGCATCTACTGGGCCGGCCTGAACAAGGGCAAGCGGTCGGTGGCCGCCGACATGCGCTCCGAGGAAGGACAGCGGCTGGTACAGCGGCTGATCGCCGGCGCCGGGGTGCTGATCACCAATGTCGCTGGGCGGCAGTGGCATTCGTACGAGACGCTGAAGCAGCTGCGACCCGACCTGATCCACGTCGAGATCTCCGGCCGCGCCGACGGCGGCACCGGCGTCGACTACACCGTCAACGCCGGCATCGGGTTCCCGCTCGTCACCGGGCCCGCCGACCTCGCAGGCCCGGTCAACCACGTGCTGCCCGCCTGGGACGTCTCCTGCGGCATCTACACCGCGCTGGCCGTCGTCACCGCGCTGCGGCACCGCGACGCCACCGGGCAGGGCCAGCAGATCCAGATCCCGCTGGAGAACGTCGCACTGGCCACCGCGGGCAACCTCGGCTTCTTCACCGAGGTGATGGTCAACGGCACCGCCCGCGAGCGCATCGGCAACTCGGTGTACGGCCAGTACGGTCAGGACTTCGTCAGCAGCGACGGAGTCTCGTTCATGATCGTCGCGCTCACCGGACGGCACTTCCGCGACCTCACCGAACTCACCGGCACCGCGGAAGCCGTTGCCGCGCTGGCCGACAGGCTCGGCGCCGACTTCACCGACGAGGGTCAGCGCTACCAGCACCGCGAGGCGCTGTCGGGGTTGTTCGGCGAGTGGTTCTCCCGCCACACCGCCGCCGAGATCACCGCGGCGCTGGAGCGGACGTCGGTGCTGTGGGAGCGCTACCGCACCTTCGCCGAGGTGGTCACCGAGGACAAGGTCACCGCCAACCCGCTGTTCCGCCCACTCGAGCAGCCCCGCATCGGCACCTACCTCGCGCCGGGCCTGCCGATGGCGATCGACGGGCAGTATCCGCCGGCGCAGACCTCACCGGCCTTGGGCGACGACACCGTCGGCGTGCTCACCGACTGGCTGGGGCTGTCCACCGACGAGGTCGACAGCCTGGTCAGCGGCGGCACCGTGGCGACCGGTCAGCAGCGGTGA
- a CDS encoding cytochrome P450, which translates to MTDFETVDFFTDADLIPDPYPYFDYLRSKCPVTQATPMNVLAVTGYEEALEVYKDPAFSSCVAVAGPFSGLPFGPDGHDDVSDLIEQHRAAVPMSEHITTQDPPLHTRTRGLLNKLITPKRLKENEDFMWRLADQQLDTFVDRGSAEFLEDYAKPFSLLVIADLLGVPQEDHDEFRAAFALETVGELGKETPTSHNPLQWLNDKFYAYIEDRRRSPRGDVLTELAQAKYEDGSTPDIEDVMNLSTFLFAAGTETTTKLVSSAIRIIGENPEFETALREDRSRIPAFLEETLRVESPVKAHFRLARTTTTIGDVKVPAGTTVMLLPGACNRDARKFENPNEFRPDRPNVREQIAFIRGVHSCPGAPLARAEGRISLNRILDRMRDIRISEEHHGPAGNRRYSYEPTFIMRGLADLHITYTPVG; encoded by the coding sequence GTGACCGACTTCGAGACGGTGGACTTCTTCACCGACGCCGACCTCATCCCGGACCCGTACCCGTACTTCGACTATCTGCGGTCGAAATGTCCTGTCACCCAGGCCACCCCGATGAACGTGCTGGCGGTCACCGGGTATGAGGAGGCGCTGGAGGTCTACAAGGACCCGGCGTTCTCGTCGTGCGTCGCGGTGGCCGGACCGTTCTCGGGTCTGCCGTTCGGGCCCGACGGCCACGACGACGTCAGCGACCTGATCGAGCAGCACCGGGCGGCGGTGCCGATGTCCGAGCACATCACCACCCAGGACCCGCCGCTGCACACCCGCACCCGCGGGCTGCTCAACAAGCTGATCACGCCGAAGCGCCTCAAGGAGAACGAGGACTTCATGTGGCGGCTGGCCGACCAGCAGCTCGACACGTTCGTCGACCGCGGCTCGGCCGAGTTCCTCGAGGACTACGCGAAACCGTTCTCGCTGTTGGTGATCGCCGACCTGCTCGGCGTGCCGCAGGAGGACCACGACGAGTTCCGGGCCGCGTTCGCGCTGGAGACCGTGGGCGAGCTCGGCAAGGAGACGCCCACCTCGCACAACCCGCTGCAGTGGCTCAACGACAAGTTCTACGCCTACATCGAGGACCGCAGGCGCAGCCCCCGCGGGGACGTGCTCACCGAACTGGCGCAGGCCAAGTACGAGGACGGCTCCACCCCGGACATCGAGGACGTCATGAACCTGTCGACGTTCCTGTTCGCCGCGGGAACCGAGACCACGACCAAACTGGTCAGCTCGGCGATCCGGATCATCGGGGAGAACCCGGAATTCGAGACCGCACTGCGCGAGGATCGCAGCAGGATCCCGGCGTTCCTGGAGGAGACGCTGCGGGTGGAGAGCCCGGTCAAGGCGCACTTCCGGCTGGCCCGCACCACCACCACGATCGGCGACGTGAAGGTGCCCGCCGGAACGACGGTGATGCTGCTGCCCGGTGCCTGCAACCGGGACGCCCGCAAGTTCGAGAATCCCAACGAGTTCCGCCCGGACCGGCCCAACGTGCGCGAGCAGATCGCGTTCATCCGCGGCGTGCACTCCTGCCCGGGCGCACCGCTGGCGCGCGCCGAGGGGCGCATCTCGCTCAACCGGATCCTGGACCGGATGCGCGACATCAGGATCTCCGAGGAACACCACGGGCCGGCGGGCAACCGCCGTTACAGCTACGAGCCGACATTCATCATGCGCGGGCTCGCCGATCTGCACATCACCTACACACCGGTCGGATAG
- a CDS encoding HAD-IIA family hydrolase, giving the protein MDGVLVREEHALPGAAEFLQRLAERERPFLVLTNNSIFTPRDLSARLHRSGLTVPEEAIWTSALATAAFLADQQPGGSAYVIGEAGLTTALHEAGYTLTDVDPDFVVLGETRTYSFEAITKAVRLILGGARFIATNPDVTGPSAEGPLPATGSVAAMITKATGREPYFVGKPNPMMFRSALNRIAAHSESTVMVGDRMDTDVVAGIEAGLETILVLTGSTSAEEVERYPFRPSLVLPSIADAIELV; this is encoded by the coding sequence ATGGACGGCGTCCTCGTCCGCGAGGAACACGCACTGCCCGGCGCGGCGGAGTTCCTGCAGCGCCTGGCCGAACGGGAGCGTCCGTTCCTGGTCCTGACCAACAACTCGATCTTCACCCCGCGTGACCTGTCGGCCCGGCTGCACCGGTCCGGGCTGACGGTGCCCGAGGAGGCGATCTGGACCTCGGCGCTGGCCACCGCGGCGTTCCTGGCCGATCAGCAGCCCGGCGGCTCGGCCTACGTCATCGGGGAGGCCGGGCTGACCACCGCGCTGCACGAGGCGGGCTACACCCTCACCGACGTCGACCCGGACTTCGTGGTGCTGGGCGAGACCCGCACCTACTCGTTCGAGGCGATCACCAAGGCCGTCCGGCTCATCCTCGGCGGCGCCCGCTTCATCGCGACCAACCCCGACGTCACCGGCCCGTCGGCCGAGGGACCGCTGCCGGCCACCGGGTCCGTCGCCGCGATGATCACCAAGGCCACCGGCCGCGAGCCCTACTTCGTCGGCAAACCGAACCCGATGATGTTCCGCAGCGCGCTCAACCGCATCGCCGCCCACTCCGAGAGCACGGTCATGGTCGGCGACCGGATGGACACCGACGTCGTCGCGGGCATCGAGGCGGGCCTGGAGACCATCCTGGTGCTCACCGGGTCCACCAGCGCCGAGGAGGTGGAACGCTATCCGTTCCGGCCCAGCCTGGTGCTGCCGTCGATCGCCGACGCCATCGAGTTGGTGTGA
- a CDS encoding ABC transporter ATP-binding protein, giving the protein MSILETRGLTKSFGDHTVLDHVDLDVPSGSITAVVGASGCGKTTLLRLIAGFEQPAAGTITIAGRQVAGPGGSVPAHRRAVGYVAQDGALFPHLTVGQNIAYGLKGAMRRADVRARVAELLETVSLDPSFASRRPHQLSGGQQQRVALARALARKPAVMLLDEPFSALDTGLRASTRKAVASLLIEAGVTTLLVTHDQEEALSIADQVAVMRDGRFTQVGPPQQVYRQPHDVFTAAFLGDCISLPCTIAAGVAECALGRIPVTGDDGPATLLLRPEQLVATAVSDAEGHDGLGTVMAVEFLGHDVLLTVDLAGDTGPVVVRQHSLDPPPVDAKVRLEVRGSGVAVR; this is encoded by the coding sequence GTGAGCATCCTCGAAACCCGCGGTCTGACGAAGTCGTTCGGCGACCACACGGTGCTCGACCACGTCGACCTCGACGTGCCGTCGGGCTCCATCACCGCCGTCGTCGGCGCGTCCGGCTGCGGAAAGACCACCCTGCTGCGGCTGATCGCCGGATTCGAACAACCCGCCGCCGGCACCATCACCATCGCCGGCCGACAGGTCGCCGGTCCCGGCGGATCCGTTCCGGCGCACCGCCGTGCGGTCGGATACGTCGCCCAGGACGGGGCCCTGTTCCCGCACCTGACCGTCGGCCAGAACATCGCCTACGGGCTCAAGGGCGCCATGCGCCGCGCCGACGTCCGCGCCCGCGTCGCCGAACTGCTCGAAACCGTCTCGCTGGACCCGTCATTCGCGTCGCGCCGGCCGCACCAGCTGTCCGGCGGCCAGCAGCAACGGGTGGCGTTGGCGCGGGCACTGGCCCGCAAGCCCGCGGTGATGCTGCTCGACGAACCGTTCAGCGCGCTGGACACCGGCCTGCGCGCCTCCACCCGGAAAGCCGTGGCGTCGTTGCTGATCGAGGCCGGGGTCACCACACTGCTGGTCACCCACGACCAGGAGGAGGCGCTGTCGATCGCCGACCAGGTCGCGGTCATGCGCGACGGGCGCTTCACCCAGGTCGGTCCCCCGCAGCAGGTGTACCGGCAACCGCACGACGTGTTCACCGCCGCGTTCCTCGGCGACTGCATCTCGTTGCCGTGCACGATCGCCGCGGGTGTCGCCGAATGCGCGCTGGGCAGGATCCCGGTGACCGGCGACGACGGCCCGGCCACGCTGCTGCTGCGGCCCGAACAGCTGGTCGCCACCGCGGTGTCCGACGCCGAGGGCCACGACGGGCTGGGCACCGTGATGGCCGTCGAGTTCCTCGGCCACGACGTGCTGCTGACCGTCGACCTCGCCGGTGACACCGGACCGGTCGTGGTGCGCCAGCACAGCCTCGACCCGCCGCCGGTGGACGCGAAGGTGCGGCTGGAGGTCCGCGGAAGCGGGGTGGCGGTGCGATGA